CGGGTGCAGGCGGCCACCGATCCGGAGCTGGCCGCGGTGTTGGCGCACAACCGTGATGAGGAGAAAGAGCACGCGGCAATGACGCTGGAGTGGCTGCGTCGCCGTGACCCGGTCCTCGATTCACAGCTGCGCACGTATCTGTTCACCTCGGTTCCGGTCACGGAGGTCGAGGAAGAGGCGATGAGCGCCGAGGGATCCGACGGCGACGCCGCCGTGCGCGCCACGGAGCCGGCGGACGGCTCGCTGGGGATCGGAAGCCTGAAAGGTGTGAGCGAGTGAACCATCTTCTGCGTGGGCATGCGCCCCTGAGCGAGGAAGCCTGGAAGGTCGTCGACGAGGAGGCCCGTTCCCGCCTCACGACGAATCTCGCCGCCCGCAAACTCGTCGACTTCGCCGGACCGCACGGGTGGGCCTATTCCGCCACGCCGATCGGTCGGGTGACGGCGCTGCAGTCGCCGCCGAGCGAGGGCGTGCGGGCCCGGCTGCGCCGGGTACTGCCCGTGATGGAGCTGCGGGCGGTGTTCTCCGTCGACCGCGGTGAACTGGACGCGATCGACCGTGGCGCGGACGACATCGACCTGTCGGCTCTGGAGGAGGCGGCCCGCCGGGTCGCGACGACCGAGAACTCCGTCGTCTTCCACGGCTATGCCGAGGCGGGGATCGTCGGCATCACCGAGGCGTCGTCGCACCCGGTGCTGGAGCTGGGAGCCGACACCGACACCTACCCGCGCACGGTCGCGAAGGCGGTCGCCCTGCTGCGCCGGGCGGGCATCGGCGGGCCGTACGGGCTGGCCATCGACCCGGATGGCTACACCGCGATCCTCGAGGCCACCGAGCACGGCGGCTACCTGCTGCTCAACCATCTGAAGCAGATCCTCGAC
This genomic stretch from Parafrankia discariae harbors:
- a CDS encoding encapsulin-associated ferritin-like protein: MGDSSMGLHEPADALTPGVVDRHRAITSLMEELEAVDWYDQRVQAATDPELAAVLAHNRDEEKEHAAMTLEWLRRRDPVLDSQLRTYLFTSVPVTEVEEEAMSAEGSDGDAAVRATEPADGSLGIGSLKGVSE
- a CDS encoding family 1 encapsulin nanocompartment shell protein, whose product is MNHLLRGHAPLSEEAWKVVDEEARSRLTTNLAARKLVDFAGPHGWAYSATPIGRVTALQSPPSEGVRARLRRVLPVMELRAVFSVDRGELDAIDRGADDIDLSALEEAARRVATTENSVVFHGYAEAGIVGITEASSHPVLELGADTDTYPRTVAKAVALLRRAGIGGPYGLAIDPDGYTAILEATEHGGYLLLNHLKQILDGPVVRAPGVRGAVVLSQRGGDFILESGQDLSVGYSAHTTEEVELYLEQSFSFRVTEPDAAVALVPNTDRPASQT